The segment ATGTCGGCGATTCATTGTTCACCACGTCAAAGACCACGTGGCGTTTCCAATGTTTTCCAAAACCATCCTTGCCGGGGTTCTCGAACCAAGACGCATCCTTGCCGGGGAAACCGTAGATCAAAATATCCGTCCAGCCGTCCTTGTTGAAATCGTAGGTGTAGGCAAAGAAGTTGTCCGAGTATGTATTCTTCGTGCCCAGACCGCCTTCGAAGCCAGGGTATTCCACCTCGGTGCCATCAGGCTTCTTGGTCTTGAACTTCAGTGTGGCAGGATAGTACTCGAACTTCTGTTTGAAATCGGGTCCAGCCCACCAGAAGGGACCGGAGATGATGTCGTTTTGACCGTCTTTGTTGATGTCGCCAAACGTGGCACCTTCACTCCAAAAATGCTCGCTGAGCTGGGTCTTTTTGAAGGTGTGCAATGTGTAATCCGCTGCCGACGCGGGCAACAGGACACTGGCAAAACCAAGACAGACCAAGGAGGCAGAAAACGCGGTCTTCATAGACATGTGTGCTTTGGTGGACATGGGAACTTTAACAGATTATCGGAAAGCGATACACGCGGACATATCGAAAATACACCTAGGGGGCGGAGTTTTACACCATGTAAAAAACTCCCAAATTCGGGATAAATGACGAATGCCCAAGCTCGAATGATCAAGGAATGTCCAATGTCGAAATCCCATTAGAAATTCCTTCGTCATTCGGATTTCGTCATTGGTCATTCCGCTCCTTTCCGGCTGGACGATGGCTGGGGTAAATGCTCTGGTTATGCCCCATGCAAATGACCTATCGCCGGATGGACCTGCAATTGACCCATCGCTGGACTATCGCCAGCAGCTATGGTCCCGGTGGCAGCGGCGGCACTTCCACTTACGGCACAGTGATCGTGGAACTGAAGGATGCGAATGGCGTCATCGGTTTGGGCGAAGCAGCACCATCGAATCGCTACAAAGAAACGCCCGATAGCATCATTGAATTTCTCAAGCAGGTGGATACCAAGCGTCTGAGTTTCAGCGATGTGCCGGGCAGCATGGCGTATCTGGAAACGATCGCTTCCGGCAATTTCGGGCCGAAGTGCGCGTTGAATATCGCTTTGGTAGATGGTGCCGCACGTTTGGCGGGTAAGGCGGTGTATGATTGGCTCGGTCTTGGCTTCACGGAAAATAAGCACATCACATCGTTTAGTATCGGCATCGCGATGCCGGATGAAATCAAACGCAAGGTGCTGGAGGCAGCGAATTATCCCGTGCTGAAACTCAAGGTGGGCAGCCATGAAGATCGCGAGAACATCGCGGCCTTACGCTCAGCAGCTCCCACGAAAACAGTGCGCGTGGATGG is part of the Verrucomicrobiia bacterium genome and harbors:
- a CDS encoding dipeptide epimerase, encoding MQMTYRRMDLQLTHRWTIASSYGPGGSGGTSTYGTVIVELKDANGVIGLGEAAPSNRYKETPDSIIEFLKQVDTKRLSFSDVPGSMAYLETIASGNFGPKCALNIALVDGAARLAGKAVYDWLGLGFTENKHITSFSIGIAMPDEIKRKVLEAANYPVLKLKVGSHEDRENIAALRSAAPTKTVRVDGNEAWKTKEDALRNIEWLAQDPNIEFIEQPMPASTAPTDLRWLKERSPLPIMADESYKSAADIEVCAECYHYVNVKLVKAGGISASYEALKAARKAGLKTMIGCMIETSIQITAAAHLAELTDFLDIDGNLLITGDPYLGATGMNGKVSFAETEEKLGLRVKAR